The Bacteroidales bacterium genomic interval GGCATCAAGTGCGATGTTATGTGGCAATCTCCGGATTTCAGCCATCAGGGCATCGCGGTCAGGATAGTTGGGAATGTTGACAAAAGTGGTAGTGTTGGTGATGAGCCAACCACTGGGGGAGAGCATCGGCAGGTAGCGGAGAGACTCCATCGGCTCCACAGAAATGATCATATCGGCTTGGCCAAAAGGAATAAGGTCGGAAGCAATTTCTTTATCGGAAAGTCTCAGGTTCGACTGCACATCGCCGCCGCGCTGGCTCATGCCGTGCACTTCGGCCTGTTTAAGGTATAACCCGGCCTCAACTGCTGCCAGTCCGATAGTCGCCGCAATGGACAAAATTCCCTGTCCGCCAACTCCTGCTAAAATGATATCTATTTTCATTGTTTTCTTTTAAATTTGATTAAACGTTTTCCAACTCTTTCGTTTTGATAGCAGCTTTTGCCCGCATCCGTTTGTTGAGCGTCTGGATGCACTCGCGGCGCGGAATGATAACCGATACGCCCGGGTAATTCAGTTCCTCGAGTAAAATTTTCACATTTTCCTCATGGTTTTTTCTCAACGGCTTGAGCACCCTGATGTGTTCTTCTAAAACACCGACTCCCCTGCAAATATCTTCTATCTTACCGGTTGCAGCCGATTTTTGCCCGCCGGTCATCCCGGTAGTGGAGTTATCGGCAATGATGACGGTGATAGGTGACTTATCATTTACCGCGTCGAGCAATCCGGTGATACCGGAATGGGTAAATGTGGAATCGCCGATTACGGCTACAGCCGGTGAAAACCCGACATCGGCAGCACCTTTGGCCATAGTAATGGATGCCCCCATGTCCACACAGGTGTTGATGGCATTGTAAGGCGCCAGGGCTCCCAGGGTATAACAGCCGATATCAGCAAAAACGCGGCCTTTGGAAAATTCGCTTAATGCTTCATTCAACGCAT includes:
- a CDS encoding indolepyruvate oxidoreductase subunit beta, which gives rise to MKIDIILAGVGGQGILSIAATIGLAAVEAGLYLKQAEVHGMSQRGGDVQSNLRLSDKEIASDLIPFGQADMIISVEPMESLRYLPMLSPSGWLITNTTTFVNIPNYPDRDALMAEIRRLPHNIALDADHIAKESGSSKSANMVVLGAASPFINIDYKLLENAIRQLFGRKGEEIVNLNLTAMKAGRSFTE